In Streptantibioticus cattleyicolor NRRL 8057 = DSM 46488, a genomic segment contains:
- a CDS encoding quaternary amine ABC transporter ATP-binding protein, with protein MSTLEGDHLFKVFGRRPEEAVTALRAGVDRAELRAAGTTAAVIDASFTVGSGEIFVVMGLSGSGKSTLLRMLNGLLEPTSGRVLFDGQDLTALEPRELRRVRSHHISMVFQHFALFPHRSVLENAGYGLEVQGVGRAERLERAAEALALVGLAGWEKSWPDELSGGMQQRVGLARALATDADVLLMDESFSALDPLIRRDMQDQLLELQATLRKTIVFITHDLNEAMRLGDRIAVMRDGRIVQIGTAEEILVDPADDYVASFVQDVDRSRVLTARTIMSEPRVVLAPGTSAGSAVRTLRSSHADGGYVVEGGRRLVGAVTEEAVAAVADRPKAVVGDLMDGEPVTVDADTPLADLFTPCSLSGLPVAVTDEQDRLVGVVPREALLAALGDEPKAVVSLDRHRQARAAKTAPAPAAPSDAAAPAAPAARKEAAGA; from the coding sequence GTGTCAACCCTGGAAGGCGATCACCTGTTCAAGGTGTTCGGACGCCGCCCCGAGGAAGCCGTGACGGCGCTGAGAGCCGGCGTGGACCGTGCCGAACTGCGCGCCGCCGGCACCACGGCGGCCGTCATCGACGCCTCGTTCACCGTCGGGTCGGGCGAGATCTTCGTGGTGATGGGGCTCTCCGGGTCGGGCAAGTCCACGTTGCTGCGGATGCTCAACGGTCTCCTCGAACCCACCAGCGGACGCGTCCTCTTCGACGGCCAGGACCTCACCGCCCTGGAGCCGCGCGAGCTGCGCCGGGTGCGCTCGCACCACATCAGCATGGTCTTCCAGCACTTCGCGCTCTTCCCGCACCGCAGCGTGCTGGAGAACGCCGGCTACGGGCTGGAGGTCCAAGGCGTGGGCCGCGCCGAGCGGTTGGAGCGGGCCGCCGAGGCGCTCGCCCTGGTCGGGCTGGCCGGCTGGGAGAAGTCCTGGCCCGACGAGCTCTCCGGCGGCATGCAGCAACGCGTCGGCCTGGCCCGCGCGTTGGCCACCGACGCCGACGTGCTGCTGATGGACGAGTCCTTCAGCGCCCTCGACCCGCTGATCCGCCGCGACATGCAGGACCAGCTGCTGGAACTCCAGGCGACGCTGCGCAAGACCATCGTCTTCATCACCCACGACCTCAACGAGGCCATGCGCCTCGGCGACCGCATCGCCGTGATGCGCGACGGACGCATCGTGCAGATCGGCACCGCCGAGGAGATCCTGGTCGACCCGGCCGACGACTACGTGGCCTCCTTCGTCCAGGACGTGGACCGCTCCCGGGTGCTCACCGCCCGCACCATCATGTCCGAGCCGCGCGTCGTGCTCGCCCCCGGAACCTCCGCCGGGTCGGCGGTGCGCACGCTGCGCAGCAGCCACGCCGACGGCGGCTACGTGGTCGAGGGCGGCCGGCGGCTGGTGGGCGCGGTCACCGAGGAGGCGGTGGCGGCCGTCGCCGACCGGCCCAAGGCGGTGGTGGGCGACCTGATGGACGGCGAACCGGTCACCGTGGACGCCGACACCCCGCTGGCCGACCTGTTCACCCCCTGCTCGCTCAGCGGCCTGCCGGTCGCCGTCACCGACGAGCAGGACCGGCTGGTCGGGGTCGTCCCCCGGGAGGCGCTGCTGGCCGCGCTCGGCGACGAGCCCAAGGCCGTGGTCAGCCTCGACCGGCACCGCCAGGCCCGCGCGGCCAAGACCGCCCCGGCCCCCGCCGCCCCGTCGGACGCCGCCGCCCCGGCCGCGCCCGCCGCCCGCAAGGAGGCCGCCGGTGCCTAG
- a CDS encoding 5'-3' exonuclease, protein MIGRVSRRLMLLDTASLYFRAYYGVPDSVRAPDGTPVNAVRGLLDFIARLVADHSPDDLVACMDADWRPQWRVDLIPTYKAHRVAEETAGGEPDVEEVPDTLSPQVPVIEQVLDAVGIARAGVAGYEADDVIGTFTARAAGPVDIVTGDRDLFQLVDDARGVRVLYPVKGVGTLQATDEVVLRAKYGVDGPGYAVLALLRGDPSDGLPGVAGIGEKTAAKLVDSFGDLAGILAAVDDPASALTPAQRRRLTEARPYLAVAPKVVKVADDVPLPPVETAVPRAPRDPEALAELVRRWGLGGSAQRLLEALAG, encoded by the coding sequence ATGATCGGGCGGGTGAGCCGACGCCTGATGCTTCTCGACACCGCGAGCCTGTACTTCCGCGCGTACTACGGCGTGCCCGACTCGGTGCGGGCACCGGACGGCACGCCGGTCAACGCCGTGCGCGGGCTGCTGGACTTCATCGCGCGGCTGGTCGCCGACCACTCCCCCGACGACCTGGTGGCCTGCATGGACGCCGACTGGCGGCCACAGTGGCGGGTGGATCTGATCCCCACCTACAAGGCGCACCGGGTGGCCGAGGAGACCGCCGGCGGCGAGCCGGACGTGGAGGAGGTCCCGGACACCCTCTCGCCGCAGGTGCCGGTGATCGAGCAGGTGCTGGACGCGGTGGGCATCGCCCGTGCCGGGGTGGCCGGTTACGAGGCCGACGACGTGATCGGCACCTTCACCGCCCGCGCGGCCGGCCCGGTCGACATCGTCACCGGCGACCGCGACCTGTTCCAGCTGGTGGACGACGCCCGCGGGGTGCGGGTGCTCTACCCGGTCAAGGGCGTGGGCACGCTCCAGGCCACCGACGAGGTGGTGCTGCGCGCCAAGTACGGGGTGGACGGCCCCGGTTACGCGGTGCTGGCGCTGCTGCGCGGCGACCCCAGCGACGGGCTGCCGGGGGTGGCGGGCATCGGCGAGAAGACGGCGGCCAAGCTGGTGGACTCCTTCGGGGACCTGGCCGGCATCCTCGCCGCGGTCGACGACCCGGCCTCCGCGCTCACCCCGGCCCAGCGCCGCCGGCTGACCGAGGCCCGCCCGTACCTGGCGGTGGCCCCGAAGGTGGTCAAGGTCGCCGACGACGTGCCGCTGCCGCCGGTGGAGACCGCGGTGCCGCGCGCGCCGCGGGACCCGGAGGCGCTGGCGGAGCTGGTGCGGCGGTGGGGGCTGGGCGGCTCGGCGCAACGGCTGCTGGAGGCGCTGGCCGGGTGA